In the Hordeum vulgare subsp. vulgare chromosome 7H, MorexV3_pseudomolecules_assembly, whole genome shotgun sequence genome, one interval contains:
- the LOC123411447 gene encoding histone H4 produces the protein MSGRGKGGKGLGKGGAKRHRKVLRDNIQGITKPAIRRLARRGGVKRISGLIYEETRGVLKIFLENVIRDAVTYTEHARRKTVTAMDVVYALKRQGRTLYGFGG, from the coding sequence ATGTCCGGCCGCGGCAAGGGAGGGAAAGGGCTGGGCAAGGGCGGCGCCAAGCGCCACCGAAAGGTCCTCCGCGACAACATCCAGGGGATCACGAAGCCGGCGATTCGGCGGCTGGCGCGGCGGGGCGGAGTGAAGCGCATCTCGGGGCTCATCTACGAGGAGACCCGCGGCGTGCTCAAGATCTTCCTCGAGAACGTCATCCGCGACGCCGTCACCTACACCGAGCACGCCCGCCGCAAGACCGTCACCGCCATGGACGTCGTCTACGCGCTCAAGCGCCAGGGCCGCACCCTCTACGGCTTCGGCGGCTAG